From Epinephelus lanceolatus isolate andai-2023 chromosome 5, ASM4190304v1, whole genome shotgun sequence, the proteins below share one genomic window:
- the LOC117261592 gene encoding transmembrane emp24 domain-containing protein 6-like isoform X1 produces the protein MLLTTLLVLLSSQCVWTRKSEPVLDEADAGFFRGSDRYDFAVEVPAAGMECFWHFAHQSGSFYLTYMVQWLTGMANNHQLFVTVHSPQGALMASKNEAVGQMNFQTEVTGFYRMCLGNRNNQFGGIRVFVNFGVIYEGFEESKTEMEEEVKVLNNTLAGIEGSVQKLQNQIFHMWRHYNFARMRKGKDHYLLQSNFNYVTWWSATQSLVIILAGYLQLHVLKRLFHTDSSRPRC, from the exons ATGTTGCTGACCACTCTGCTCGTCCTGTTGAGCTCTCAGTGCGTCTGGACCAGAAAGTCTGAACCTGTCCTGGATGAGGCGGACGCAGGTTTCTTCAGGGGGTCGGACAGGTATGACTTCGCTGTGGAGGTGCCTGCCGCAGGAATGGAGTGTTTCTGGCACTTTGCTCATCAGAGTGGAAGCTTCTACCTGACGTACATG GTACAGTGGTTAACGGGGATGGCGAACAATCATCAGTTGTTTGTGACAGTCCACTCACCGCAGGGCGCTCTCATGGCTTCAAAGAACGAAGCCGTCGGTCAGATGAACTTCCAAACTGAGGTGACAG GTTTTTACCGGATGTGTCTTGGGAACCGTAACAACCAGTTCGGAGGCATCAGGGTCTTTGTGAACTTTGGTGTCATCTACGAAGGTTTCGAGGAGTCAAAGACCgagatggaggaggaagtgAAAGTCCTCAACAACACGTTGGCTGGTATCGAG GGCAGTGTGCAGAAGCTCCAGAATCAGATCTTCCACATGTGGCGTCATTACAACTTTGCCCGCATGAGGAAAGGGAAGGATCACTACCTCCTCCAGTCCAACTTCAACTACGTCACTTGGTGGTCAGCCACCCAAAGCCTCGTCATCATCCTGGCGGGATACCTGCAGCTCCACGTCCTCAAAAGACTCTTCCACACGGACTCCAGCAGGCCACGATGCTGA
- the LOC144463583 gene encoding uncharacterized protein LOC144463583 has protein sequence MSQKSQDPMGNVTNILSLVEFTLSLCFKVYNMAQNVKTNRERCQRIAQRVRALEELVLNIKQRGQGRISGVVENPLRELCNTLASAKGLMMKYSKRNSFKKFLRSSSHEDEFHMLNERLTNDHLILSGALQIDHGNMLHQAILTVSGRRQDEEYYSDQLRDVPIGTLHQGPPYGFTIPMHHPSNIPPLPMPDPTTPVPPPSIPPPTLVHYTVPPSPLSATFAPRPLSTTIVSRPAHIYYTTAPKSVLGPLAPMKAPMLLTRTIAPTTFSSQNTYLL, from the exons ATGTCTCAG AAAAGCCAAGATCCAATGGGCAATGTCACAAACATCTTGTCCCTGGTGGAATTTACCTTGTCCCTGTGTTTTAAAGTCTACAACATGGCTCAGAATGTGAAGACCAACAGGGAGCGCTGCCAGCGAATCGCCCAGAGAGTCAGAGCACTGGAGGAACTGGTTCTCAACATAAAACAAAGAGGGCAGGGACGAATCTCTGGTGTTGTGGAGAACCCTCTGAGGGAACTCTGCAACACTCTGGCCTCTGCCAAGGGGCTGATGATGAAATACTCAAAAAGAAATTCTTTTAAGAAATTCCTGAGGTCCAGCAGCCATGAAGACGAGTTCCACATGCTGAATGAAAGACTCACTAATGACCACCTGATTCTGTCAGGTGCTCTGCAGATCGATCACGGGAACATGCTGCACCAAGCCATTTTAACCGTTTCAGGAAGGAGACAGGATGAGGAGTATTACAGTGATCAACTTCGGGATGTCCCTATTGGCACCCTGCACCAAGGACCACCGTATGGCTTCACAATCCCTATGCATCACCCCAGCAACATTCCCCCGCTGCCAATGCCTGATCCCACAACCCCTGTGCCGCCCCCCAGCATCCCCCCTCCCACACTTGTCCACTACACCGTGCCACCCAGTCCTCTATCTGCAACCTTTGCCCCCAGGCCTCTTTCCACTACCATTGTCTCCAGGCCTGCCCACATCTATTACACCACAGCCCCCAAGTCTGTCCTAGGCCCCCTGGCCCCGATGAAAGCTCCCATGCTCCTCACCAGAACTATAGCCCCAACGACTTTTTCATCACAAAATACCTATCTGTTGTGA
- the LOC117261592 gene encoding transmembrane emp24 domain-containing protein 6-like isoform X2: MANNHQLFVTVHSPQGALMASKNEAVGQMNFQTEVTGFYRMCLGNRNNQFGGIRVFVNFGVIYEGFEESKTEMEEEVKVLNNTLAGIEGSVQKLQNQIFHMWRHYNFARMRKGKDHYLLQSNFNYVTWWSATQSLVIILAGYLQLHVLKRLFHTDSSRPRC; this comes from the exons ATGGCGAACAATCATCAGTTGTTTGTGACAGTCCACTCACCGCAGGGCGCTCTCATGGCTTCAAAGAACGAAGCCGTCGGTCAGATGAACTTCCAAACTGAGGTGACAG GTTTTTACCGGATGTGTCTTGGGAACCGTAACAACCAGTTCGGAGGCATCAGGGTCTTTGTGAACTTTGGTGTCATCTACGAAGGTTTCGAGGAGTCAAAGACCgagatggaggaggaagtgAAAGTCCTCAACAACACGTTGGCTGGTATCGAG GGCAGTGTGCAGAAGCTCCAGAATCAGATCTTCCACATGTGGCGTCATTACAACTTTGCCCGCATGAGGAAAGGGAAGGATCACTACCTCCTCCAGTCCAACTTCAACTACGTCACTTGGTGGTCAGCCACCCAAAGCCTCGTCATCATCCTGGCGGGATACCTGCAGCTCCACGTCCTCAAAAGACTCTTCCACACGGACTCCAGCAGGCCACGATGCTGA